The Gymnogyps californianus isolate 813 chromosome 5, ASM1813914v2, whole genome shotgun sequence genome contains a region encoding:
- the PHRF1 gene encoding PHD and RING finger domain-containing protein 1 isoform X2, with protein MDDDSQDELINKNAALGKGKRQSLVLLSETESNGGNSCDSEDDTGSEEEDDDTEEEGGEEDKEESEDEELEDCEDDDEEDEEEEETEASVGGMTDSLKTEPHINGASISSDEDGENCPICLNTFRDQAVGTPENCSHYFCLDCIVEWSKNANSCPVDRILFKYISIRARFGGKILKKIPVENTKTQGNDGEDDPTFCEVCGRSDREDRLLLCDGCDAGYHMECLNPPLSEVPVDEWFCPACAPMGVSAAADTDHVSEEEVAALMADVIPTTSRLRPHIRTRAIARTRQSERVRATVNRNRITTAQQIQHVPRYLMSSLLDETIEAVVAGLNTAIYQRPLTPRAPTRQKRKTGRRKKVGGKKRTQTKSSAGKKSSGTQLKRRKRLIKKRRGKKMRVRSHMKNEVTTRSRIARALGLKPVRGASLPSMYKPAEPSLGLMRADIGAASLSVFGDPYELDPYESNEEVPANPDSPVSAKRRVLSQSALRSHRPVARPISVGLPRSSVPALSPDQEAEAAPVPDLLGSILSGQSFLMMSSSDVVINRDGSLTAKKAAPLHRKSANDSRVDDGSGHDTQPSTVHSGTTASSSIAGPSVSSGLSTRTRPCSSTLFSSPSPSLSRIEPAANPAQTTLEKPTVKLEYSMTPRSVQTQNIATLSRHGSKLDEMPRFNGNSKNFAPTDSSSKPLSCNLNSGSKAVTVRQPLKPPPKRIDIFELPRIPKIKKETSSKQVEPEPAGSQSCDIPSSCITQLTGKESTSQPGRGSKVESQKSNAKESQQQTRTSGVSFSTNTGTYSSSSLLGTLRSKGPSSFESFKINIPGNAGHPSRLTNPGFCNTFRPVDDEVQQKESPSPLFSVKKKQIKSEIYDPFEPTGSDSSSASSSPERLGSGIPLTNITRTISIENPKVQTFQTARRFTPYMVANIFGAGADSDVPSSNTESHDDVTVESRIVEQISDTEEQENMDEEDFLSSPCTSSAVKQLSNAECLKEESREGPNVFFNAEELIRPNINVKLEPDSPSKNDGQQKVQKVEQTERRSRSRSCSNSSSRSKKKMKRKKAVVKEHKRSRSGSRDRALSRDRSSRSTSWSGGEEHSKTHTLKPKSRRSSTDRSSSHERSKKKKMKDKTKDKKAKTSWSRERRKSRSRSGSPGSTSEFYENRKKKRRSRSRSRRRERSRSNSIERTKRRKHRRDKSYERYDKDSSLRSRDRKRSRSKSRERRKWRSQSRSASRSREHKSSKSKEKRPRSRSRSKERKHRSKETSLPPPPEKDQKPPVENVSRCLEQPHSFKQEPKEELVLEELSITFQPNVKLEDIQAETPVQLREAQETIKVKPICQEVTSETSFPVPEITNICVPIGNVDSFAETQLMSSSDPAVLGSCSNTNLEITVKIENTALCPSLMEPPPKKEVIIHAPTEAAPIQSSSKSKITDCVKEVKDECLVSNEKTGNFSKPELEVIPQGPALKSKAPVKRVTWNLQEEESSTLSAGKAPRMPFYKLQRAKEGAWKAEDLNQTLNQVYCQNIPLTPPLPSSLPPYAPVSQPTVQFIMQGSLPALGCMAGQSLTPEPGSLATASEPGIQAASVGNAEEKIKAPKPPVDKTKNEEYMKKLHMQERAVEEVKLAIKPFYQKREITKEEYKNILRKAVQKICHSKSGEINPMKVANLVKAYVEKYKHMRKHKKSDGEDTREVEN; from the exons ATGGATGATGACAGCCAGGATGAACTGATAAACAAGAATGCTGCACTAGGCAAGGGCAAAAGGCAGAGTCTTGTACTCCTCAGTGAAACAG aaagcaatgGTGGCAATAGCTGTGATTCAGAAGATGATACCGGAAgtgaggaggaagatgatgacACTGAGGAAGAGGGAGGTGAGGAGGACAAGGAAGAAAGTGAAGATGAAGAATTAGAAG ATTGCGAAGACGATGATGAAGAAGacgaagaggaggaagaaactgaGGCCTCTGTGGGAGGAATGACTGATTCTCTGAAAACAGAGCCACACATAAACGGAGCAAGCATTTCCTCTGATGAGGATGGCGAAAACTGCCCCATTTGCCTCAACACATTTAGGGATCAGGCTGTTGGGACTCCTGAGAACTGTTCCCATTACTTCTGCTTGGACTGCATCGTGGAGTGGTCTAAG aatgCAAACTCCTGTCCAGTGGATCGAATCCTCTTTAAGTACATTAGCATTCGGGCACGTTTTGGTGGTAAAATCTTAAAAAAG ATTCCTGTTGAGAACACAAAAACTCAGGGTAATGATGGAGAGGATGATCCAACCTTCTGTGAGGTGTGTGGCAGAAGTGACCGTGAGGATCGCCTGCTGCTGTGTGATGGCTGTGATGCAGG gtATCACATGGAATGCCTTAATCCACCTCTGAGTGAAGTCCCTGTAGATGAATGGTTCTGTCCAGCCTGTGCCCCAATGGGtgtcagtgctgctgcag ataCAGATCATGTCAGTGAAGAAGAGGTTGCTGCCCTCATGGCTGATGTTATTCCTACCACCAGTAGGCTACGCCCTCACATCCGAACCCGAGCTATAGCCAGAACTCGGCAGAGCGAACGAGTTAGGGCAACAGTGAACAGAAACCGGATAACAACAGCACAACAAATTCAG CACGTGCCAAGGTACCTCATGTCCTCTCTTCTGGATGAAACAATTGAGGCAGTTGTAGCAGGCCTAAACACAGCCATCTACCAGCGTCCTCTTACACCGCGGGCTCCTActaggcagaaaagaaaaacag GTAGGAGGAAGAAAGtaggaggcaaaaaaagaacTCAGACAAAATCTTCTGCTGGGAAGAAGAGTTCAGGGACACAGCTGAAGAGACGCAAGCGTCTGATAAAGAAGAGAAGGGGCAAAAAGATGAGAGTAAGATCACAT ATGAAAAATGAGGTTACTACTCGCTCCCGTATTGCAAGAGCTCTTGGTCTTAAACCTGTGCGTGGGGCCTCGCTTCCTTCCATGTACAAACCAGCGGAGCCCTCACTTGGTCTGATGAGAGCAGATATCGGTGCAGCTTCTCTGTCTGTGTTTGGAGATCCATATGAGTTGGATCCTTATGAAAG TAACGAAGAGGTTCCAGCAAATCCAGATTCACCAGTGAGTGCCAAAAGGAGAGTTCTCTCCCAGTCAGCACTGAGGTCGCACCGTCCTGTAGCTAGACCTATTTCTGTGGGACTTCCCCG AAGCAGTGTACCTGCCTTGAGTCCTGATCAAGAAGCAGAAGCTGCCCCTGTGCCTGATCTGTTGGGAAGTATCCTATCTGGACAGAGCTTTCTCATGATGAGTAGTTCAGATGTGGTCATCAACAGAGATGGTTCGCTGACGGCAAAGAAGGCAG CTCCACTTCATAGAAAATCAGCAAATGACTCAAGAGTGGATGATGGTTCAGGACATGACACCCAACCGAGTACAGTGCACTCAGGGACCACAGCAAGCAGCTCCATTGCTGGACCTTCAGTTTCCTCGGGACTGAGTACTCGCACCAGACCCTGCTCCTCAACCTTGTTTTCATCACCTTCACCCTCACTGAGCAGGATTGAGCCTGCAGCAAACCCTGCACAGACTACATTAGAAAAGCCAACTGTAAAATTGGAATATTCAATGACACCCAGGTCTGTTCAGACTCAGAATATAGCTACTCTGAGCAGGCATGGCTCCAAGTTAGATGAAATGCCCAGATTTAATGGAAACTCTAAAAACTTTGCACCCACTGACTCATCTTCAAAGCCCCTGAGCTGTAACTTGAATTCTGGCTCAAAAGCCGTAACTGTGAGGCAGCCATTAAAACCACCTCCCAAGAGAATTGACATCTTTGAGCTTCCCAGGATACCaaagattaaaaaggaaacCAGCAGCAAGCAGGTGGAGCCAGAACCCGCAGGAAGCCAAAGCTGTGACATCCCCAGCTCCTGTATAACCCAGCTGACTGGCAAAGAGAGCACTAGTCAGCCGGGAAGGGGTAGCAAGGTGGAAAGTCAGAAGTCAAATGCCAAGGAATCTCAGCAACAAACGCGTACAAGTGGGGTGTCTTTTTCTACCAATACAGGCACATATAGCAGTTCATCGCTACTGGGCACTTTGAGGAGCAAAGGTCCAAGCTCTTTCGAgagttttaaaatcaatattccTGGAAATGCAGGGCATCCCAGCAGACTGACTAACCCAGGATTTTGTAACACCTTCCGCCCTGTGGACGATGAAGTGCAACAGAAAGAGAGTCCTTCACCTCTTTTCTCAGTTAAGAAAAAGCAGATCAAAAGTGAAATATATGATCCCTTTGAGCCAACAGGATCGGACTCGAGTTCAGCAAGCAGCAGTCCTGAAAGGCTTGGCTCAGGGATCCCGCTAACTAATATTACCAGGACTATTTCCATTGAAAATCCAAAAGTTCAAACATTTCAAACTGCCCGACGTTTCACCCCTTACATGGTAGCAAATATATTTGGAGCTGGGGCTGACTCTGACGTACCGTCTAGTAACACGGAGTCTCATGATGATGTGACAGTAGAAAGCAGGATTGTAGAACAGATCTCTGATACAGAGGAACAAGAAAATATGGATGAGGAAGACTTTCTAAGCAGTCCTTGCACTTCGTCTGCTGTTAAGCAACTTTCTAATGCAGAGTGtttaaaggaggaaagcagagagggcCCTAATGTGTTCTTTAATGCTGAAGAATTGATTAGACCTAATATTAATGTGAAACTAGAACCAGATAGTCCCTCAAAGAATGATGGGCAGCAGAAAGTCCAAAAAGTCGAACAAACAGAGAGGCGATCGCGTTCCAGATCCTGTTCGAACTCCAGCTCCCGAAGCaagaagaagatgaaaaggaaaaaggcagttGTCAAAGAGCATAAGAGATCCCGATCAGGGTCTAGGGATAGAGCACTCTCAAGGGACCGAAGCTCCAGATCTACCTCTTGGTCAGGTGGAGAAGAGCATAGCAAAACACACACATTGAAACCCAAGAGCAGGAGGTCTTCTACTGACCGTTCTAGCAGTCACGAACgatctaaaaaaaagaaaatgaaggataAAACCAAggataaaaaggcaaaaacttcTTGGTCtagggagagaaggaaatctAGGTCACGTTCAGGTAGTCCTGGAAGTACTTCTGAGTTTTAtgagaataggaaaaagaaaagaaggtcTCGATCAAGATCAAGACGGAGGGAACGTTCCCGATCAAATAGCATTGAGAGGACTAAAAGGCGAAAACACAGGAGAGACAAAAGCTATGAGAGATATGATAAAGATAGTAGCTTGAGGTCAAGGGACAGAAAGAGATCAAGATCCAAGTCTCGGGAGAGGAGAAAGTGGAGGTCTCAGTCTCGGTCTGCATCTCGATCTCGGgagcacaaaagcagcaaatcaaaggaaaaaagaccaCGATCGAGATCACgttccaaagaaagaaaacacagatcaAAAGAgacctctcttcctcctccaccagAAAAGGATCAAAAGCCTCCAGTTGAAAATGTGTCCAGGTGTCTGGAGCAACCCCATTCCTTCAAACAAGAGCCAAAGGAGGAGCTAGTACTAGAAGAGCTTTCCATAACCTTCCAACCAAATGTCAAACTTGAGGACATACAGGCTGAGACCCCAGTTCAACTGAGAGAGGCCCAAGAAACTATAAAGGTAAAGCCCATCTGTCAGGAAGTGACCAGTGAAACTTCATTCCCTGTGCCAGAGATCACAAACATTTGTGTTCCAATTGGCAATGTGGATTCTTTTGCTGAAACACAATTAATGAGCAGTAGTGATCCAGCAGTGCTTGGTAGCTGTAGCAATACAAACCTTGAGATTAcagttaaaatagaaaatactgcGTTATGTCCATCTCTAATGGAACCACCCCCaaagaaggaagttatcatTCATGCTCCGACTGAGGCCGCACCAATTCAAAGCTCgtccaaaagcaaaataacagatTGTGTGAAGGAGGTTAAAGATGAGTGCCTTGTGTCAAATGAGAAAACCGGTAATTTCAGTAAGCCTGAACTGGAGGTGATACCTCAGGGTCCTGCGTTGAAATCAAAAGCACCAGTGAAAAGAGTTACCTGGAATCttcaagaggaggaaagcagcacGTTGTCTGCTGGAAAAGCTCCAA GGATGCCGTTTTACAAACTTCAGCGAGCAAAAGAAGGGGCCTGGAAAGCAGAGGACTTGAACCAAACATTAAATCAG GTGTACTGTCAAAATATACCTTTGACGCCACCTCTGCCCTCAAGCCTTCCCCCCTATGCCCCTGTTAGCCAGCCCACGGTTCAGTTTATCATGCAGGGTAGTCTTCCAGCGCTTGGCTGCATGGCAGGACAGAGCCTGACTCCAGAGCCGGGCAGCCTGGCTACTGCATCTGAACCAGGAATCCAAGCTGCTTCTGTTGGAAACGCAGAAGAAAAGATCAAAGCACCCAAACCTCCAGTGGATAAAACGAAAAATGAGGAA TACATGAAGAAGCTTCACATGCAGGAAAGGGCTGTGGAAGAAGTGAAACTTGCTATTAAACCTTTTTACCAGAAGAGGGAGATTACAAAGGAGGAGTACAAGAACATCCTTCGAAAAGCAGTGCAAAAG ATCTGCCACAGCAAAAGTGGAGAGATCAACCCTATGAAGGTAGCTAATCTGGTGAAGGCATAtgtggaaaaatacaaacatatgaGGAAACATAAGAAATCCGATGGTGAAGATACACGTGAAGTGGAAAACTGA
- the PHRF1 gene encoding PHD and RING finger domain-containing protein 1 isoform X1 gives MDDDSQDELINKNAALGKGKRQSLVLLSETESNGGNSCDSEDDTGSEEEDDDTEEEGGEEDKEESEDEELEDCEDDDEEDEEEEETEASVGGMTDSLKTEPHINGASISSDEDGENCPICLNTFRDQAVGTPENCSHYFCLDCIVEWSKNANSCPVDRILFKYISIRARFGGKILKKIPVENTKTQGNDGEDDPTFCEVCGRSDREDRLLLCDGCDAGYHMECLNPPLSEVPVDEWFCPACAPMGVSAAADTDHVSEEEVAALMADVIPTTSRLRPHIRTRAIARTRQSERVRATVNRNRITTAQQIQHVPRYLMSSLLDETIEAVVAGLNTAIYQRPLTPRAPTRQKRKTGRRKKVGGKKRTQTKSSAGKKSSGTQLKRRKRLIKKRRGKKMRVRSHMKNEVTTRSRIARALGLKPVRGASLPSMYKPAEPSLGLMRADIGAASLSVFGDPYELDPYESNEEVPANPDSPVSAKRRVLSQSALRSHRPVARPISVGLPRSSVPALSPDQEAEAAPVPDLLGSILSGQSFLMMSSSDVVINRDGSLTAKKAAPLHRKSANDSRVDDGSGHDTQPSTVHSGTTASSSIAGPSVSSGLSTRTRPCSSTLFSSPSPSLSRIEPAANPAQTTLEKPTVKLEYSMTPRSVQTQNIATLSRHGSKLDEMPRFNGNSKNFAPTDSSSKPLSCNLNSGSKAVTVRQPLKPPPKRIDIFELPRIPKIKKETSSKQVEPEPAGSQSCDIPSSCITQLTGKESTSQPGRGSKVESQKSNAKESQQQTRTSGVSFSTNTGTYSSSSLLGTLRSKGPSSFESFKINIPGNAGHPSRLTNPGFCNTFRPVDDEVQQKESPSPLFSVKKKQIKSEIYDPFEPTGSDSSSASSSPERLGSGIPLTNITRTISIENPKVQTFQTARRFTPYMVANIFGAGADSDVPSSNTESHDDVTVESRIVEQISDTEEQENMDEEDFLSSPCTSSAVKQLSNAECLKEESREGPNVFFNAEELIRPNINVKLEPDSPSKNDGQQKVQKVEQTERRSRSRSCSNSSSRSKKKMKRKKAVVKEHKRSRSGSRDRALSRDRSSRSTSWSGGEEHSKTHTLKPKSRRSSTDRSSSHERSKKKKMKDKTKDKKAKTSWSRERRKSRSRSGSPGSTSEFYENRKKKRRSRSRSRRRERSRSNSIERTKRRKHRRDKSYERYDKDSSLRSRDRKRSRSKSRERRKWRSQSRSASRSREHKSSKSKEKRPRSRSRSKERKHRSKETSLPPPPEKDQKPPVENVSRCLEQPHSFKQEPKEELVLEELSITFQPNVKLEDIQAETPVQLREAQETIKVKPICQEVTSETSFPVPEITNICVPIGNVDSFAETQLMSSSDPAVLGSCSNTNLEITVKIENTALCPSLMEPPPKKEVIIHAPTEAAPIQSSSKSKITDCVKEVKDECLVSNEKTGNFSKPELEVIPQGPALKSKAPVKRVTWNLQEEESSTLSAGKAPRMPFYKLQRAKEGAWKAEDLNQTLNQVQLNEPPPTNYMIPEPMFPDLDSSQVYCQNIPLTPPLPSSLPPYAPVSQPTVQFIMQGSLPALGCMAGQSLTPEPGSLATASEPGIQAASVGNAEEKIKAPKPPVDKTKNEEYMKKLHMQERAVEEVKLAIKPFYQKREITKEEYKNILRKAVQKICHSKSGEINPMKVANLVKAYVEKYKHMRKHKKSDGEDTREVEN, from the exons ATGGATGATGACAGCCAGGATGAACTGATAAACAAGAATGCTGCACTAGGCAAGGGCAAAAGGCAGAGTCTTGTACTCCTCAGTGAAACAG aaagcaatgGTGGCAATAGCTGTGATTCAGAAGATGATACCGGAAgtgaggaggaagatgatgacACTGAGGAAGAGGGAGGTGAGGAGGACAAGGAAGAAAGTGAAGATGAAGAATTAGAAG ATTGCGAAGACGATGATGAAGAAGacgaagaggaggaagaaactgaGGCCTCTGTGGGAGGAATGACTGATTCTCTGAAAACAGAGCCACACATAAACGGAGCAAGCATTTCCTCTGATGAGGATGGCGAAAACTGCCCCATTTGCCTCAACACATTTAGGGATCAGGCTGTTGGGACTCCTGAGAACTGTTCCCATTACTTCTGCTTGGACTGCATCGTGGAGTGGTCTAAG aatgCAAACTCCTGTCCAGTGGATCGAATCCTCTTTAAGTACATTAGCATTCGGGCACGTTTTGGTGGTAAAATCTTAAAAAAG ATTCCTGTTGAGAACACAAAAACTCAGGGTAATGATGGAGAGGATGATCCAACCTTCTGTGAGGTGTGTGGCAGAAGTGACCGTGAGGATCGCCTGCTGCTGTGTGATGGCTGTGATGCAGG gtATCACATGGAATGCCTTAATCCACCTCTGAGTGAAGTCCCTGTAGATGAATGGTTCTGTCCAGCCTGTGCCCCAATGGGtgtcagtgctgctgcag ataCAGATCATGTCAGTGAAGAAGAGGTTGCTGCCCTCATGGCTGATGTTATTCCTACCACCAGTAGGCTACGCCCTCACATCCGAACCCGAGCTATAGCCAGAACTCGGCAGAGCGAACGAGTTAGGGCAACAGTGAACAGAAACCGGATAACAACAGCACAACAAATTCAG CACGTGCCAAGGTACCTCATGTCCTCTCTTCTGGATGAAACAATTGAGGCAGTTGTAGCAGGCCTAAACACAGCCATCTACCAGCGTCCTCTTACACCGCGGGCTCCTActaggcagaaaagaaaaacag GTAGGAGGAAGAAAGtaggaggcaaaaaaagaacTCAGACAAAATCTTCTGCTGGGAAGAAGAGTTCAGGGACACAGCTGAAGAGACGCAAGCGTCTGATAAAGAAGAGAAGGGGCAAAAAGATGAGAGTAAGATCACAT ATGAAAAATGAGGTTACTACTCGCTCCCGTATTGCAAGAGCTCTTGGTCTTAAACCTGTGCGTGGGGCCTCGCTTCCTTCCATGTACAAACCAGCGGAGCCCTCACTTGGTCTGATGAGAGCAGATATCGGTGCAGCTTCTCTGTCTGTGTTTGGAGATCCATATGAGTTGGATCCTTATGAAAG TAACGAAGAGGTTCCAGCAAATCCAGATTCACCAGTGAGTGCCAAAAGGAGAGTTCTCTCCCAGTCAGCACTGAGGTCGCACCGTCCTGTAGCTAGACCTATTTCTGTGGGACTTCCCCG AAGCAGTGTACCTGCCTTGAGTCCTGATCAAGAAGCAGAAGCTGCCCCTGTGCCTGATCTGTTGGGAAGTATCCTATCTGGACAGAGCTTTCTCATGATGAGTAGTTCAGATGTGGTCATCAACAGAGATGGTTCGCTGACGGCAAAGAAGGCAG CTCCACTTCATAGAAAATCAGCAAATGACTCAAGAGTGGATGATGGTTCAGGACATGACACCCAACCGAGTACAGTGCACTCAGGGACCACAGCAAGCAGCTCCATTGCTGGACCTTCAGTTTCCTCGGGACTGAGTACTCGCACCAGACCCTGCTCCTCAACCTTGTTTTCATCACCTTCACCCTCACTGAGCAGGATTGAGCCTGCAGCAAACCCTGCACAGACTACATTAGAAAAGCCAACTGTAAAATTGGAATATTCAATGACACCCAGGTCTGTTCAGACTCAGAATATAGCTACTCTGAGCAGGCATGGCTCCAAGTTAGATGAAATGCCCAGATTTAATGGAAACTCTAAAAACTTTGCACCCACTGACTCATCTTCAAAGCCCCTGAGCTGTAACTTGAATTCTGGCTCAAAAGCCGTAACTGTGAGGCAGCCATTAAAACCACCTCCCAAGAGAATTGACATCTTTGAGCTTCCCAGGATACCaaagattaaaaaggaaacCAGCAGCAAGCAGGTGGAGCCAGAACCCGCAGGAAGCCAAAGCTGTGACATCCCCAGCTCCTGTATAACCCAGCTGACTGGCAAAGAGAGCACTAGTCAGCCGGGAAGGGGTAGCAAGGTGGAAAGTCAGAAGTCAAATGCCAAGGAATCTCAGCAACAAACGCGTACAAGTGGGGTGTCTTTTTCTACCAATACAGGCACATATAGCAGTTCATCGCTACTGGGCACTTTGAGGAGCAAAGGTCCAAGCTCTTTCGAgagttttaaaatcaatattccTGGAAATGCAGGGCATCCCAGCAGACTGACTAACCCAGGATTTTGTAACACCTTCCGCCCTGTGGACGATGAAGTGCAACAGAAAGAGAGTCCTTCACCTCTTTTCTCAGTTAAGAAAAAGCAGATCAAAAGTGAAATATATGATCCCTTTGAGCCAACAGGATCGGACTCGAGTTCAGCAAGCAGCAGTCCTGAAAGGCTTGGCTCAGGGATCCCGCTAACTAATATTACCAGGACTATTTCCATTGAAAATCCAAAAGTTCAAACATTTCAAACTGCCCGACGTTTCACCCCTTACATGGTAGCAAATATATTTGGAGCTGGGGCTGACTCTGACGTACCGTCTAGTAACACGGAGTCTCATGATGATGTGACAGTAGAAAGCAGGATTGTAGAACAGATCTCTGATACAGAGGAACAAGAAAATATGGATGAGGAAGACTTTCTAAGCAGTCCTTGCACTTCGTCTGCTGTTAAGCAACTTTCTAATGCAGAGTGtttaaaggaggaaagcagagagggcCCTAATGTGTTCTTTAATGCTGAAGAATTGATTAGACCTAATATTAATGTGAAACTAGAACCAGATAGTCCCTCAAAGAATGATGGGCAGCAGAAAGTCCAAAAAGTCGAACAAACAGAGAGGCGATCGCGTTCCAGATCCTGTTCGAACTCCAGCTCCCGAAGCaagaagaagatgaaaaggaaaaaggcagttGTCAAAGAGCATAAGAGATCCCGATCAGGGTCTAGGGATAGAGCACTCTCAAGGGACCGAAGCTCCAGATCTACCTCTTGGTCAGGTGGAGAAGAGCATAGCAAAACACACACATTGAAACCCAAGAGCAGGAGGTCTTCTACTGACCGTTCTAGCAGTCACGAACgatctaaaaaaaagaaaatgaaggataAAACCAAggataaaaaggcaaaaacttcTTGGTCtagggagagaaggaaatctAGGTCACGTTCAGGTAGTCCTGGAAGTACTTCTGAGTTTTAtgagaataggaaaaagaaaagaaggtcTCGATCAAGATCAAGACGGAGGGAACGTTCCCGATCAAATAGCATTGAGAGGACTAAAAGGCGAAAACACAGGAGAGACAAAAGCTATGAGAGATATGATAAAGATAGTAGCTTGAGGTCAAGGGACAGAAAGAGATCAAGATCCAAGTCTCGGGAGAGGAGAAAGTGGAGGTCTCAGTCTCGGTCTGCATCTCGATCTCGGgagcacaaaagcagcaaatcaaaggaaaaaagaccaCGATCGAGATCACgttccaaagaaagaaaacacagatcaAAAGAgacctctcttcctcctccaccagAAAAGGATCAAAAGCCTCCAGTTGAAAATGTGTCCAGGTGTCTGGAGCAACCCCATTCCTTCAAACAAGAGCCAAAGGAGGAGCTAGTACTAGAAGAGCTTTCCATAACCTTCCAACCAAATGTCAAACTTGAGGACATACAGGCTGAGACCCCAGTTCAACTGAGAGAGGCCCAAGAAACTATAAAGGTAAAGCCCATCTGTCAGGAAGTGACCAGTGAAACTTCATTCCCTGTGCCAGAGATCACAAACATTTGTGTTCCAATTGGCAATGTGGATTCTTTTGCTGAAACACAATTAATGAGCAGTAGTGATCCAGCAGTGCTTGGTAGCTGTAGCAATACAAACCTTGAGATTAcagttaaaatagaaaatactgcGTTATGTCCATCTCTAATGGAACCACCCCCaaagaaggaagttatcatTCATGCTCCGACTGAGGCCGCACCAATTCAAAGCTCgtccaaaagcaaaataacagatTGTGTGAAGGAGGTTAAAGATGAGTGCCTTGTGTCAAATGAGAAAACCGGTAATTTCAGTAAGCCTGAACTGGAGGTGATACCTCAGGGTCCTGCGTTGAAATCAAAAGCACCAGTGAAAAGAGTTACCTGGAATCttcaagaggaggaaagcagcacGTTGTCTGCTGGAAAAGCTCCAA GGATGCCGTTTTACAAACTTCAGCGAGCAAAAGAAGGGGCCTGGAAAGCAGAGGACTTGAACCAAACATTAAATCAGGTGCAGTTAAATGAGCCTCCTCCAACCAATTACATGATTCCTGAGCCTATGTTTCCTGATCTAGATTCCTCTCAG GTGTACTGTCAAAATATACCTTTGACGCCACCTCTGCCCTCAAGCCTTCCCCCCTATGCCCCTGTTAGCCAGCCCACGGTTCAGTTTATCATGCAGGGTAGTCTTCCAGCGCTTGGCTGCATGGCAGGACAGAGCCTGACTCCAGAGCCGGGCAGCCTGGCTACTGCATCTGAACCAGGAATCCAAGCTGCTTCTGTTGGAAACGCAGAAGAAAAGATCAAAGCACCCAAACCTCCAGTGGATAAAACGAAAAATGAGGAA TACATGAAGAAGCTTCACATGCAGGAAAGGGCTGTGGAAGAAGTGAAACTTGCTATTAAACCTTTTTACCAGAAGAGGGAGATTACAAAGGAGGAGTACAAGAACATCCTTCGAAAAGCAGTGCAAAAG ATCTGCCACAGCAAAAGTGGAGAGATCAACCCTATGAAGGTAGCTAATCTGGTGAAGGCATAtgtggaaaaatacaaacatatgaGGAAACATAAGAAATCCGATGGTGAAGATACACGTGAAGTGGAAAACTGA